The Acetivibrio cellulolyticus CD2 genome has a segment encoding these proteins:
- a CDS encoding WD40/YVTN/BNR-like repeat-containing protein has product MKRVACALVMVVLLLVSVIVFAQNNLEPALQSIARSDSGLYAAVGDAGFIITSDNGVSWTKRSAPAGEKLNRIVWGMGKFVAVGDKGTILTSTDGVGWTKANIDEKINIYGAASSGREFVVAGHDGTILVSKDGDMWNRRRMATAESIYRVRWVNGRYIAVGGGMLILTSTDGITWDEVKSEPASTTMFTDVAWDGDKYIVVGDHLSIWLSRDGITWTQDENAESVLKKEGMDISECIYSVVWTGNKFLVAGHGGNILSSLDAYSWHKEANATGKTLKDVIYSKDKFIAIGDEGTILNSEDGVSWNNLNNISAESNEVNLKAGEQKQLKIILSHPYGVSTDVTDATLFEVSGGDDILTVEKNGTMKAVSEGQALVKTTYDYKSIEVLVNIEPANTEAGKKPQSTDNQANRQANGVRLSNVLLISGAMIAVVALITIALYNKRKRRKS; this is encoded by the coding sequence ATGAAAAGGGTAGCATGTGCATTGGTAATGGTCGTACTACTTTTGGTAAGCGTTATCGTATTTGCTCAGAACAACCTCGAACCTGCTTTACAAAGTATAGCCCGAAGTGATTCTGGTTTATATGCAGCAGTAGGAGATGCAGGATTTATTATCACTTCAGATAATGGAGTAAGCTGGACTAAAAGATCTGCACCAGCAGGAGAAAAACTAAACAGAATAGTTTGGGGAATGGGAAAGTTTGTTGCAGTAGGAGATAAGGGGACGATTTTGACTTCTACCGATGGCGTAGGCTGGACAAAAGCAAATATAGACGAGAAAATTAATATATATGGTGCAGCAAGCAGTGGAAGAGAATTTGTTGTGGCAGGACATGATGGTACCATTTTAGTATCTAAAGATGGAGATATGTGGAATCGCAGAAGAATGGCAACAGCCGAAAGTATTTACAGGGTTAGATGGGTAAATGGCAGATATATAGCTGTTGGAGGTGGAATGCTTATTCTTACCTCTACTGATGGTATTACATGGGATGAAGTAAAATCAGAACCAGCTTCAACCACTATGTTTACTGATGTTGCATGGGATGGTGATAAATACATTGTTGTTGGTGATCATTTGAGCATATGGCTATCTAGAGATGGAATAACCTGGACTCAGGATGAAAACGCCGAATCTGTACTTAAGAAGGAAGGAATGGACATTTCAGAGTGTATTTATTCTGTAGTGTGGACTGGGAACAAATTTTTAGTTGCAGGTCACGGGGGAAATATTTTGTCTTCACTTGATGCATATAGCTGGCATAAGGAAGCTAATGCAACAGGAAAGACTTTGAAGGACGTTATATACTCTAAAGATAAGTTTATTGCTATTGGTGATGAAGGAACAATTCTTAATTCTGAAGATGGGGTTAGTTGGAATAACCTTAACAATATAAGTGCAGAATCCAATGAAGTGAATTTGAAAGCTGGAGAACAGAAACAACTTAAAATTATATTGAGTCATCCATATGGAGTTTCTACAGATGTTACCGATGCTACTTTGTTTGAGGTAAGTGGCGGAGATGATATATTGACAGTTGAAAAGAATGGTACCATGAAGGCTGTTAGCGAGGGACAAGCACTTGTTAAAACAACCTACGATTATAAATCTATAGAGGTTCTTGTTAACATTGAACCTGCTAATACTGAAGCGGGGAAAAAACCTCAGAGTACAGATAATCAGGCCAATAGACAAGCTAACGGTGTTAGATTATCGAATGTTTTGTTGATATCAGGCGCTATGATAGCAGTTGTGGCTCTAATTACAATAGCTTTATATAATAAAAGGAAAAGAAGAAAAAGTTGA
- the ppdK gene encoding pyruvate, phosphate dikinase: MAKYVYLFNEGNASMRNLLGGKGANLAEMTGLGLPVPRGFTVTTEACTKYYQDGKVISKEIEEEIYTMMSKTEGIVGKKFGDPNNPFLVSVRSGARASMPGMMDTILNLGLNDTVVEGLAKLTDNVRFAYDSYRRFIQMFSDVVMEVDKPKFEKILDAVKEENGAHFDTDLTADNLKEVVKRYKELFKKEKGFDFPQDPKVQLMEAVKAVFRSWDNPRAIVYRRLNDIPGDWGTAVNVQEMVYGNMGNDSGTGVAFTRNPSTGEKKLYGEFLMNAQGEDVVAGIRTPQSIDQLKEINPNAYNQFIDIAEKLEKHYRDMQDMEFTIEKGKLFMLQTRNGKRTAAAALKIAVDLVNEGMATKGEAVMKVDPKQLDALLHPNFEPKALKAAIPVAKGLPASPGAATGKIYFEAEHAVNAYKNGEKFVVLVRLETSPEDIEGMHVSKGILTGRGGMTSHAAVVARGMGTCCVAGCNDVKINEEEKYFIDKNGKKYVEGDWISLDGSTGNVYGDRLPTVQPEMTGDFATLMGWADELRTLKVRTNADTPADAAQAMKFGAEGIGLCRTEHMFFDADRIPAMREMIVARTEEQRRKALDKLLPMQRGDFEGLFKEMKGYPVTIRFLDPPLHEFLPQADEDIASLAKEMGMSFEDLKGIVADLHEFNPMMGHRGCRLAVTYPEIAEMQTRAVIEAAINVNKQGMNVIPEIMIPLVGDIKELKFVKDVVVKTANEVIEKSGMKLEYKVGTMIEIPRAAITADEIAKEAEFFSFGTNDLTQMTFGFSRDDAGKFLEEYYNKKIYESDPFARLDQNGVGRLVEMAAKLGKQTRPDIKLGICGEHGGDPSSVEFCHKAGLNYVSCSPFRVPIARLAAAQAAIKKEGDLGQK, encoded by the coding sequence ATGGCAAAGTATGTATATCTTTTTAACGAAGGAAACGCTTCAATGAGAAACCTGCTTGGCGGCAAAGGGGCCAACCTGGCAGAAATGACGGGTTTAGGCCTTCCTGTTCCTAGAGGCTTCACAGTTACGACGGAAGCATGTACCAAGTACTATCAGGATGGTAAAGTTATTTCTAAAGAGATCGAAGAAGAAATTTATACAATGATGTCAAAGACTGAAGGAATTGTAGGTAAGAAATTTGGTGATCCGAACAATCCTTTTTTAGTTTCAGTTAGGTCTGGAGCAAGAGCTTCCATGCCTGGAATGATGGATACAATATTAAACTTAGGACTTAACGATACTGTTGTTGAAGGTCTTGCAAAACTTACTGACAATGTAAGATTTGCTTATGATAGTTATAGAAGATTTATTCAGATGTTTAGTGACGTTGTAATGGAAGTAGACAAACCAAAGTTTGAAAAGATACTTGATGCTGTTAAAGAAGAAAATGGAGCTCATTTCGATACAGATTTGACAGCTGATAATTTAAAGGAAGTTGTCAAAAGATATAAAGAACTCTTCAAAAAAGAAAAGGGATTTGATTTCCCTCAAGATCCAAAAGTTCAGTTAATGGAAGCTGTTAAAGCAGTTTTCCGTTCTTGGGACAATCCAAGAGCTATAGTTTATAGAAGACTTAATGATATTCCAGGTGACTGGGGAACCGCTGTAAATGTACAGGAAATGGTTTATGGAAATATGGGAAATGACTCCGGTACAGGGGTTGCTTTTACAAGAAACCCATCTACAGGAGAAAAGAAGCTATATGGAGAGTTCTTGATGAATGCACAGGGTGAAGACGTTGTTGCCGGTATCAGAACACCTCAATCAATAGATCAACTCAAAGAAATCAATCCTAATGCTTATAATCAATTTATAGATATTGCAGAAAAACTTGAAAAACACTATAGAGATATGCAGGATATGGAGTTTACAATCGAAAAAGGTAAGCTGTTTATGCTGCAGACCAGAAATGGTAAAAGAACTGCTGCAGCTGCTTTGAAAATAGCTGTTGATCTGGTTAATGAGGGAATGGCTACAAAAGGTGAAGCTGTAATGAAGGTTGATCCAAAACAGCTTGATGCACTCTTGCATCCGAACTTTGAGCCTAAAGCCTTAAAAGCTGCCATACCTGTTGCAAAAGGATTACCAGCATCACCAGGAGCTGCTACAGGTAAGATATATTTTGAAGCTGAGCATGCAGTTAATGCTTACAAAAATGGTGAGAAGTTTGTTGTTCTTGTTAGACTTGAAACATCTCCGGAAGATATCGAAGGTATGCATGTTTCAAAGGGAATACTTACTGGACGTGGCGGTATGACTTCCCATGCAGCGGTTGTTGCGCGTGGTATGGGGACATGTTGTGTTGCAGGATGTAATGATGTGAAAATTAATGAGGAAGAAAAGTATTTTATTGATAAAAATGGAAAGAAGTATGTTGAAGGAGATTGGATTTCTCTTGATGGTTCAACTGGTAATGTTTATGGTGATCGTTTACCTACAGTTCAGCCTGAAATGACAGGCGATTTTGCAACATTGATGGGTTGGGCTGATGAATTAAGAACATTGAAGGTAAGAACAAATGCCGATACACCTGCTGATGCAGCACAGGCTATGAAGTTTGGTGCAGAGGGGATTGGACTTTGCCGTACAGAGCATATGTTCTTTGATGCTGACAGAATACCTGCAATGAGAGAAATGATTGTTGCAAGGACTGAGGAGCAAAGAAGAAAAGCTCTTGATAAATTGCTTCCTATGCAAAGGGGAGACTTTGAAGGTTTGTTTAAGGAAATGAAGGGATACCCTGTAACGATCAGATTCCTGGATCCTCCGCTTCATGAATTCCTTCCACAAGCTGATGAAGATATAGCTTCACTTGCTAAAGAAATGGGAATGAGCTTTGAAGACCTAAAAGGAATTGTTGCAGATCTTCATGAGTTTAATCCTATGATGGGACATAGAGGATGCCGTCTTGCGGTTACTTATCCTGAAATTGCTGAGATGCAGACAAGAGCTGTTATTGAAGCAGCTATAAATGTTAATAAACAGGGAATGAATGTTATACCTGAAATCATGATCCCATTGGTAGGCGATATTAAGGAATTGAAATTTGTTAAGGATGTTGTAGTAAAAACAGCAAATGAAGTAATAGAAAAGTCAGGAATGAAGCTTGAATATAAGGTTGGAACAATGATTGAGATTCCAAGAGCTGCAATTACTGCTGATGAAATAGCAAAAGAAGCTGAATTCTTCTCGTTTGGAACAAACGACCTCACCCAGATGACTTTCGGCTTCAGCCGTGATGATGCTGGTAAGTTCCTTGAAGAGTATTACAATAAAAAGATTTATGAGTCAGACCCATTTGCAAGGCTTGATCAGAATGGAGTAGGTAGACTTGTTGAGATGGCAGCAAAGCTTGGTAAACAGACAAGACCAGATATCAAGCTTGGTATATGCGGAGAGCATGGTGGAGATCCATCATCAGTAGAGTTTTGCCATAAAGCCGGATTGAATTATGTATCGTGTTCGCCATTTAGAGTTCCAATAGCAAGGCTTGCCGCTGCACAAGCTGCTATAAAGAAGGAAGGGGACCTTGGACAAAAGTAA